Genomic segment of Chloroflexota bacterium:
ACCTCGCCTGAGAGGATCTGCTTTTCTGCCACGCTGGGGCGAGATGCGGAGGTGGAGAAGGGGAACGAAGCGATCACCTTCTTGACCTGCTTGTTTTCAAACAGGATGCGGTGGTCATCGTAGTCCAGCGTCAAACCGATGCCGCCCGCAGTATTGGCAACTATGGTCAGATTCTTCGCCCCCTGCTTGCGCAGCGCTTGAATGAGATAGAAGGGAGTGCCTCCCGGACCGGCGAAATTACCGACCATGATGACTGCGCCATCAGGCACGTCTTTCACTGCTTCTTCAAAGGTTTCAAACACCTTGTTGATCATTCGAGTTCGACCTCTTTCTGGCTAGACTTTCCATCTGCTCTCGACATCCTTCTTCTTGATGCCGAACCGCTTGTCCAAGAAGGCATAGGTGTTCTCCAGGTCCCGCTTGAGATCATTCACATTCTTCTCATGCCCCTGGAGACAGGAGTCTGCCGGTATCTTCTGCCCCTTGACCGGAACGGCATAGATATCCATGAGGTCGCCGGTCCTCTTCTCCCTAAACTTGATGCGGACCTTCTGGCCCACAAAGACGTCTGTCGGCGCCGTCACCACCTGGATGGGCATGGCTGTATCGGCACCGTCGATCTGAACATATGCCAGCACGAAGGGAAGCATCTCCAGAAAGGCATCCGCCGAAAAGAGCATTACCGAAAACGTGTGCACTTTGCCTCTTAGGGGTAGCTCTATCCATTCCGTGTCAGCGACCCTGCACTCAGGATTCCAGCAGTGGACTCTCGGCGGGCAGTAC
This window contains:
- a CDS encoding Zn-ribbon domain-containing OB-fold protein; its protein translation is MAREPKIIEDKATPIKKEWEEYARKGNWTVKGYEIVRALSGPGLAEECKEEDFMVVYRPHGVLYHHSYGLVSKFFKGLIDKHLFGTKCPKCKTVYCPPRVHCWNPECRVADTEWIELPLRGKVHTFSVMLFSADAFLEMLPFVLAYVQIDGADTAMPIQVVTAPTDVFVGQKVRIKFREKRTGDLMDIYAVPVKGQKIPADSCLQGHEKNVNDLKRDLENTYAFLDKRFGIKKKDVESRWKV